The DNA window TGCTCGCCGCCGCTCTCGCGTGCTGGTTCGTCTTCGTGGCCGGCGATCGCCGGCTGCCACGGCTCGCCCGGGTGGCTCTCGCCATGGCCGCGGTGCTGCCCGCTGTCGCGGCGAGCCAGCCGGACGACGCGTCGTCGCTGCTCTATCTGTATGCCGCGTTGTTCACGTTCGTACTGTTACCGCGCACGCCGATGTGGGCGATCCTGTCACTGACCGCAGTCGTCCTCACGGTCCTGCTGACGGGCCTCTGGATCGCCGGCCGGGGAACGGCGGCGATGCTCACCCAACCGGCGCTGATCGCCGTGCTGGTGCTCTTCAGCCTGCATCGGCGGGAGTACCGGCTACGGGCGGAACAGACCGCGCTGCTACTGGAACAGATCACGCAGACCCGGGCGGCGCAGGCGCGTGCGGCGGCCCTGGACGAGCGGGCGCGCATCGCGCGCGAACTGCATGATGTGCTCGCCCACTCGCTGGGGGCGCTGGGCGTGCAGCTGGAGGTCGCCGAGATTCAGCTGACCGAAAGAGGCGATGTCGACGGCGCCGCCGCGCGGATTCGGCAGGCCCGGGAACTGGCCGCCGACGGGCTGGCCGAGGCGCGGTCGGCGGTGCGGGCGCTGCGTGCCGACGTACCGCCGCTGCCGCAGGCTCTCCATGATTTGGTGACCCGGCACGAGGCTGATCACGGCGTTGCTGTCACGTTGCGTGTGGTGTCGGAACGTCGCGCGCTGTCACCGGGCGCGGAGGTGTCGTTGCTGCGGATCGCCCGGGAGGCGCTGACGAACGCCGCCCGCCACGCGCCGGGCGCGCCCGTGACGGTGACGCTCGACTATGCGGACCCGGCGGTGGCCCGCCTGACCGTCCGCAATCCGGTTCCCGGCGCTTCACCCCGGGCCGTCGGTCGCATTCCCGCAATCGGGGGTACGGGTGGACTGGGGCTGATCGGAGCACGCGAGCGGATCGCGCTGGTCGGCGGCACGCTGAAGACCGGCCCGGCCGACGGGGAATGGCAGGTGATCGCCGAGGCCCCGAGTCCCGGTGCACAGGGTGACCCGTGGGGCGCGGACGAGGGGACGGCGGCGTGACGGGGAGCGGGGCGCTGCGGGTTCTGGTGGTCGACGATCAGCAGCTCGTCCGGGAGGGACTGACCGCGCTGCTGGAGCTCACCGACGGCGTGACGGTGGTCGGATCGGCGGGGGACGGGGAACGGGCGATCGAAATGATCGCGGACCACCGGCCGGACGTCGTCCTGATGGACCTGCGGATGCCGGTGCTCGACGGGGTGGCCGCCACCGCCCGGGCTCGGGAACGGTTTCCCGAGGTCGCCGTCGTGGTGCTGACCACCTACGCCGATGACGAGTCGATCGCGGGAGCCCTCGCGGCAGGTGCGCGGGGCTATCTCACGAAGGACGCCGGCCGGGCGGAGATCGCGATGGCGTTGCGGGCCGCTGCGGCGGGGAATTCGCTGTTCGCGCCGGAGGTGTCGGCGCGGCTCGCCGAGGCGATGCGCCGGCCGGCTGAGGTGTCCGAAGCTGATCGGGGCCGGTCGTCGGATCAGTCGGGCCGGTTGCCGGACCGGCTGCCTGGCCGGTTGTCGGACGGGCAGCCCGGCCGGTTGCCGGACGGGTTGACCCGGCGTGAGGCGGAGGTGCTCGGGCGAATCGGGCAGGGGCGGACGAATGCGGAGATCGCCGCGGAGCTGTTCGTGGCCGAGGCGACGATCAAGACGCACATCAACAACGCGTTCGCCAAGATCGGCGTGCGCAACCGGGCCGAGGCGACGCGTTATGCCCTGCGCCACGGCCTCACGCCCGGCTGAGCGCCCGCGCCCGATCTCCCCACGCGGGGTGGGGCGCGCTCCCGCGTGGGGTTCAGGTGCGCCCGGAGTCAGCACGCGGGATGGGGGCGGGCTGTCAGCAGGGCTGTTGCCAGCAGGGGGATCGCGGCCAGGGCGAACAGCACCGGCAGCTCCAGCGGAAGGGCGAACCCCGCGTAGAGCAGGACCGCGCACAACTCGGCCCCGAAACCCGCCACGGACAGGACGGTCGTCCGGGACCTGCCGGACATCTCCCCCTGGAGACGGGACTCGGCGTGGACCATGGCGAATTGCAGCAGGCCGAAAGCAGCGGAGACCAGCACCATCCCGGCCAGATGGGGGATCAGCGCACCGGCGGCCAGCGTCACCGCCGCCAGCGACACGGCCAGCGACAACGGGCGCGCGGACCCCGGCGAAACCCGGCCGGCGAGAGCGCTGCCGGCGGCCATCGAAAGAGCGGTCAGAGCAAAGAGCAACGGTACGGTCGACGTCGTCGCGTCCTTGTCCCGGGAGAGCAGGGGCAGGTATTCGTCCAGAGCGCTGAACCCCGGCACGGCAGCGGCCACGACGACGGCTCGTCCCACGGTGCCGGCTTTGCCGAGAACCTCGGTGAGACCGTCGCGCAGGACCGTCAGGTAACCGCCCGTGCTGCTTTCGTCGGAGTCGTCCTCCGTACCCTCATAATCGGGCAGACGCAGCGCAAGCAGACCGCCCAGAGCGACCGTCGCGATGCTGATGATGCCGACCAGGAGGTATCCGCCGGTGGCGTAAGCGGGCGCGGCGAGCAGCGTGGCAGCGAGCATGCCGAGCAGCGCGATGGTGTCCGCGCGGCCGATGACCTGCGCATATGCGGTCGAGTCGCCGAGCTTGTCGTAGACGAGGGATTCCAGGGTGCCGGAGCTGAACGCGCCGCCGAGGCCCCACAGGGCGAAGCAGATCGCGAACCC is part of the Actinoplanes missouriensis 431 genome and encodes:
- a CDS encoding sensor histidine kinase; translated protein: MTLREGVRRLRADDPETGILVRIVLSALLIWAFVTAGPAGPGVRPVLAAALACWFVFVAGDRRLPRLARVALAMAAVLPAVAASQPDDASSLLYLYAALFTFVLLPRTPMWAILSLTAVVLTVLLTGLWIAGRGTAAMLTQPALIAVLVLFSLHRREYRLRAEQTALLLEQITQTRAAQARAAALDERARIARELHDVLAHSLGALGVQLEVAEIQLTERGDVDGAAARIRQARELAADGLAEARSAVRALRADVPPLPQALHDLVTRHEADHGVAVTLRVVSERRALSPGAEVSLLRIAREALTNAARHAPGAPVTVTLDYADPAVARLTVRNPVPGASPRAVGRIPAIGGTGGLGLIGARERIALVGGTLKTGPADGEWQVIAEAPSPGAQGDPWGADEGTAA
- a CDS encoding MFS transporter; translated protein: MRACAEAVLLYPVYALLMADAGLTTAEISSLFAIWSVVSFACEIPAGALADVWSRKRLYAIGELTTATGFTLWLIWPSYPGFAICFALWGLGGAFSSGTLESLVYDKLGDSTAYAQVIGRADTIALLGMLAATLLAAPAYATGGYLLVGIISIATVALGGLLALRLPDYEGTEDDSDESSTGGYLTVLRDGLTEVLGKAGTVGRAVVVAAAVPGFSALDEYLPLLSRDKDATTSTVPLLFALTALSMAAGSALAGRVSPGSARPLSLAVSLAAVTLAAGALIPHLAGMVLVSAAFGLLQFAMVHAESRLQGEMSGRSRTTVLSVAGFGAELCAVLLYAGFALPLELPVLFALAAIPLLATALLTARPHPAC
- a CDS encoding response regulator transcription factor — encoded protein: MTGSGALRVLVVDDQQLVREGLTALLELTDGVTVVGSAGDGERAIEMIADHRPDVVLMDLRMPVLDGVAATARARERFPEVAVVVLTTYADDESIAGALAAGARGYLTKDAGRAEIAMALRAAAAGNSLFAPEVSARLAEAMRRPAEVSEADRGRSSDQSGRLPDRLPGRLSDGQPGRLPDGLTRREAEVLGRIGQGRTNAEIAAELFVAEATIKTHINNAFAKIGVRNRAEATRYALRHGLTPG